A portion of the Corynebacterium ammoniagenes DSM 20306 genome contains these proteins:
- the ramB gene encoding acetate metabolism transcriptional regulator RamB, producing the protein MSKTYVGSRLRQLRRERDLSQASLAATLGLSASYVNQIEHDVRPLTVPVLLRITEVFGVDATFFSRDDDSRLLAEIQDVVQDKELCPTPVEFQELSELVYNHPSVARIMVDIHRRYRNARDKLSLATDTRRTRDGSQALSMPHDEVRDFFYARQNYLDDLDNAAEDLAGELGVTNFKIRDTEKALAARLKDKHNVEIITTSPLDGTQHSFDAETGVLALASRLTEGQRAFRMASELSFLEVGELLGELTDAEPFTSEASLNLARRGIASYFAAATLMPYDKFHTEAEQCGYDIEYLCQVFGVGYETVASRLSTLQRPNQRGIPFTFVRVDRAGNMSKRQSATGVHFSNSGGTCPLWNVYETFAQPGVISRQLAQMPDGRNYLWIARAIRHPQGQFNDTSKLFSVGLGCEARHADRTIYAEGLDLSDMSAATPIGIGCRMCPRENCAQRAFPAINEPLEIDAHRSSVAPY; encoded by the coding sequence ATGAGTAAGACCTACGTGGGATCCCGCCTTCGTCAACTACGCCGTGAACGCGATTTAAGCCAAGCTTCGCTCGCAGCCACCCTCGGCCTGTCCGCAAGTTATGTCAACCAAATTGAACATGACGTGCGGCCCTTAACCGTTCCCGTGCTTCTTCGGATTACAGAGGTCTTTGGCGTTGATGCCACATTCTTCTCTCGTGATGACGATTCACGCCTGCTCGCTGAAATCCAGGATGTCGTTCAGGATAAGGAGCTATGCCCAACTCCGGTCGAGTTTCAGGAATTAAGTGAATTGGTCTACAACCATCCCTCCGTTGCGCGGATTATGGTTGATATTCACCGTCGTTACCGCAATGCCAGAGATAAATTGTCATTGGCCACGGATACGCGCCGAACCCGCGATGGCTCCCAAGCGCTATCGATGCCACATGATGAAGTCCGTGACTTCTTTTACGCGCGCCAGAACTACCTCGATGACCTAGACAATGCTGCCGAAGACCTTGCTGGCGAACTGGGCGTGACTAACTTCAAGATCCGAGATACGGAAAAGGCACTCGCCGCGCGGCTCAAGGATAAGCACAACGTAGAAATCATTACCACGTCTCCCTTGGACGGAACGCAGCACAGCTTCGACGCGGAAACTGGAGTGTTGGCTCTAGCCAGCCGACTGACCGAAGGACAGCGAGCTTTTCGCATGGCATCGGAGTTGTCCTTCCTCGAGGTCGGTGAATTGCTCGGAGAGCTTACCGATGCAGAACCTTTCACCTCTGAAGCCTCGTTAAACCTTGCTCGCCGTGGCATCGCTAGCTACTTTGCTGCCGCGACGTTGATGCCGTACGACAAATTCCATACCGAAGCCGAACAATGCGGGTACGACATTGAATACCTGTGCCAAGTCTTTGGCGTCGGTTATGAAACCGTGGCATCACGGCTTTCCACATTGCAACGACCGAACCAACGTGGCATTCCTTTTACTTTTGTGCGCGTCGATCGCGCGGGCAATATGTCAAAGCGACAATCTGCCACGGGCGTCCACTTTTCTAACTCCGGAGGTACCTGCCCGCTGTGGAATGTCTACGAAACCTTTGCGCAGCCCGGAGTTATCTCCCGGCAGTTGGCGCAAATGCCAGATGGACGAAATTACCTGTGGATCGCGCGCGCTATTCGTCACCCCCAAGGGCAATTCAATGACACCAGCAAGTTGTTTTCCGTCGGGCTGGGCTGCGAAGCACGCCACGCGGATCGCACCATCTATGCCGAAGGTCTTGACCTCAGCGATATGTCCGCGGCAACGCCCATCGGCATTGGCTGTCGCATGTGCCCGCGGGAAAATTGTGCACAACGCGCTTTCCCAGCTATCAACGAACCACTGGAAATCGATGCGCACCGCAGTTCGGTCGCACCGTACTAG
- a CDS encoding succinate dehydrogenase cytochrome b subunit, which produces MTVKNPDREAIEHGHITNEPLRAKPSTPAWALKLTMAVTGLIFALYVVGHMAGNLKLYAPAHGGEEALDKYGEFLRTMGEPILPYSSLLWVIRIVLIIALIAHIYGAIVLHSRSRDSRGKFRRTKLMGGLQSFATRTMLVTGVVLLLFVIFHLLDLTMGVAPAAPDTFVSGAVKANMIATFSRWPVTIFYVLAMVCLFLHLTHGIKLAGYDLGLTGYKTRQVFLFLAYVIPAIVCLGNIIMPLSVAFGWVS; this is translated from the coding sequence ATGACTGTTAAGAATCCGGACCGTGAAGCAATAGAACACGGTCACATTACGAATGAGCCGCTGCGTGCCAAGCCGTCAACTCCGGCCTGGGCGCTAAAGCTAACCATGGCCGTAACCGGCCTTATTTTTGCGTTGTACGTTGTTGGTCACATGGCCGGCAACCTGAAGCTCTACGCTCCAGCTCACGGTGGGGAAGAAGCGCTCGATAAGTATGGTGAGTTCCTACGCACCATGGGCGAGCCAATTCTTCCTTATAGCTCTTTGTTGTGGGTCATCCGCATCGTATTGATCATCGCGCTGATTGCGCACATCTACGGCGCGATTGTCTTGCACAGCCGCTCCCGCGACTCCCGCGGTAAGTTCCGTCGCACCAAGTTGATGGGCGGTTTGCAGTCTTTCGCAACCCGCACCATGCTGGTCACTGGCGTTGTGCTCCTGCTTTTTGTTATTTTCCACCTTCTGGACCTGACGATGGGCGTAGCTCCAGCTGCTCCTGACACATTCGTCTCGGGTGCGGTCAAGGCCAATATGATTGCGACCTTTAGCCGCTGGCCAGTCACCATTTTCTATGTGCTGGCAATGGTATGTCTCTTCTTGCACTTGACCCACGGCATTAAGCTGGCTGGCTACGACTTGGGTCTGACTGGTTACAAGACTCGTCAGGTTTTCTTGTTCTTGGCTTATGTCATCCCTGCAATCGTGTGCTTGGGCAACATCATTATGCCGCTGTCCGTCGCTTTCGGCTGGGTCAGCTAG
- a CDS encoding fumarate reductase/succinate dehydrogenase flavoprotein subunit, with protein MTNTELLREHPDFSHPKSIVDGVSAGRILESHEPHGVPMKDMWNYHKDHMELVSPLNRRKFTILVVGTGLSAGAAAASLGELGYNVKVFTYHDSPRRAHSIAAQGGVNSSRSKKVDNDSAYRHAKDTVKGGDYRCRESDCWRLAMESPRVIDHMNAIGAPFAREYGGTLATRSFGGVQVSRTYYTRGQTGQQLQLSTTSALYRQLGLGNVELFAHHDMQDVITYDDNGKNRAGGIVTRNLITGELKAYTGHAVILGTGGYGNVYHMSTLAKNSNAGALMRAYEQGAFFASPGFIQFHPTGLPVNSSWQSKTILMSESLRNDGRIWSPKKEGDDRDPNSIPDDERDYFLERRYPAFGNLVPRDVASRAISQQINAGYGVGPLNNSVYLDLGDAIKRLGKDTIRERYSNLIEMYQEAIGESAYETPMRIAPTCHFTMGGLWTDFNEMTSIEGLFAAGEASWTYHGANRLGANSLLSASVDGWFTLPFTVPNFLADHLGEDALAEDSAEAKAAVERSKARIDRLMNIRGNDPHGPAYYHRQLGEILYWGCGVSRNIEDLKTSIEKIRELRKDFWENVRIPGSADDMNQVLEYGARVADYIDLGELMCIDALDRDESCGAHFRDDHLTEDGEAERDDENWCFVSAWEPGEAEGEFIRHAEPLYFDSIPLMTRNYK; from the coding sequence ATGACTAATACTGAACTCTTGCGCGAGCACCCAGATTTCTCGCACCCGAAGTCCATCGTTGACGGTGTCTCTGCAGGTCGCATCCTGGAATCCCATGAGCCGCACGGCGTGCCCATGAAGGATATGTGGAACTACCACAAGGACCACATGGAACTTGTGTCTCCACTTAACCGCCGTAAGTTCACCATCTTGGTTGTCGGCACTGGCCTGTCCGCAGGCGCAGCTGCCGCATCCTTGGGCGAGCTTGGCTACAACGTGAAGGTCTTTACTTACCACGACTCACCTCGTCGTGCGCACTCCATTGCAGCACAGGGTGGTGTGAACTCCTCACGTTCCAAGAAGGTAGATAACGACTCCGCTTACCGTCACGCAAAGGACACCGTGAAGGGCGGCGACTACCGTTGCCGTGAGTCCGACTGCTGGCGCTTGGCGATGGAATCCCCGCGCGTTATCGACCACATGAACGCTATCGGTGCACCGTTTGCCCGTGAATACGGTGGCACCTTGGCTACTCGTTCCTTCGGTGGTGTACAGGTCTCTCGTACTTACTACACCCGTGGACAAACAGGTCAGCAGCTGCAGCTGTCGACCACCTCGGCACTGTACCGTCAGCTCGGTCTTGGCAACGTGGAGCTTTTTGCTCACCACGACATGCAGGACGTCATCACCTACGATGACAATGGCAAGAACCGCGCTGGCGGCATCGTTACCCGTAACCTGATCACCGGCGAGCTCAAGGCTTACACTGGTCACGCAGTTATCTTGGGTACCGGTGGCTACGGTAACGTCTACCACATGTCGACCTTGGCTAAGAACTCGAATGCTGGCGCTTTGATGCGTGCATATGAGCAGGGCGCTTTCTTTGCTTCCCCAGGCTTTATTCAGTTCCACCCAACTGGTCTGCCGGTGAACTCCTCGTGGCAGTCCAAGACCATTTTGATGTCTGAGTCGCTGCGTAACGACGGCCGCATTTGGTCGCCAAAGAAGGAAGGCGACGACCGCGATCCGAATTCCATTCCGGATGACGAGCGCGATTACTTCCTTGAGCGCCGCTACCCAGCGTTCGGTAACTTGGTGCCTCGTGACGTTGCATCCCGTGCAATTTCTCAGCAGATCAACGCCGGCTACGGTGTAGGTCCGTTGAATAACTCGGTTTACCTGGACTTGGGCGATGCTATTAAGCGTCTGGGCAAGGACACCATCCGTGAGCGTTACTCCAACCTCATTGAGATGTACCAGGAAGCCATTGGTGAGTCCGCGTACGAGACCCCAATGCGTATTGCACCTACTTGCCACTTCACCATGGGTGGCCTGTGGACTGACTTCAACGAAATGACGTCGATTGAAGGCCTGTTCGCAGCTGGTGAGGCATCTTGGACCTACCACGGTGCAAACCGCTTGGGTGCAAACTCCCTGCTGTCTGCTTCCGTTGATGGTTGGTTCACCCTGCCATTTACCGTGCCAAACTTCTTGGCAGATCACTTGGGCGAGGACGCTCTTGCTGAAGATTCTGCTGAGGCCAAGGCTGCCGTGGAACGTTCGAAGGCGCGTATTGACCGCCTGATGAACATCCGCGGCAATGACCCACATGGTCCTGCGTACTACCACCGTCAGCTCGGTGAGATTTTGTACTGGGGCTGTGGCGTATCCCGTAACATCGAGGATCTGAAGACCTCGATTGAAAAGATTCGCGAACTGCGCAAGGACTTCTGGGAGAACGTACGTATCCCAGGTTCTGCAGATGACATGAACCAGGTACTGGAGTACGGTGCCCGCGTTGCTGACTACATTGATCTCGGCGAGCTCATGTGTATTGATGCTCTTGACCGTGATGAGTCCTGTGGTGCTCACTTCCGTGACGACCACTTGACTGAAGACGGCGAAGCGGAGCGCGATGATGAGAACTGGTGCTTTGTTTCGGCTTGGGAGCCAGGCGAAGCTGAAGGTGAATTCATCCGCCACGCTGAACCTTTGTACTTTGATTCGATCCCGTTGATGACTAGGAACTACAAGTAA
- a CDS encoding succinate dehydrogenase/fumarate reductase iron-sulfur subunit — translation MKLTLKIWRQAGPTHDGNFETVQVDDAEEQMSILELLDHVNDQFIERGEEPFAFASDCREGICGTCGLTVNGRPHGPGQNTPACQQRLFQFTDGDTVTLEPFRSAAYPVIKDMVVDRRALDQVMEQGGYVSMDAGTAPDADTLHQNHETAELALDHAACIGCGACVAACPNGAAHLFTGAKLVHLSLMPLGQDERGRRARNMVDDLETNFGHCSLYGECADVCPAGIPLTAVSAVTRERARAAFRSKDD, via the coding sequence ATGAAGCTGACTCTCAAGATCTGGCGTCAGGCTGGACCAACCCACGACGGTAACTTCGAGACCGTTCAAGTGGATGACGCCGAAGAACAAATGTCAATCCTCGAACTTCTGGACCACGTCAACGACCAGTTTATTGAGCGCGGCGAAGAACCATTCGCTTTCGCCTCTGACTGCCGTGAAGGCATCTGTGGTACCTGTGGTTTGACCGTCAATGGCCGCCCACACGGTCCTGGACAAAACACTCCTGCTTGCCAGCAGCGTTTGTTCCAGTTCACCGATGGCGACACCGTGACCCTGGAGCCTTTCCGCTCCGCTGCTTACCCAGTAATCAAGGACATGGTTGTTGACCGTCGCGCCCTTGACCAGGTCATGGAACAGGGTGGCTACGTCTCCATGGACGCAGGTACGGCGCCAGACGCAGATACCTTGCACCAAAACCATGAGACCGCAGAACTGGCCTTGGACCACGCAGCCTGCATTGGCTGTGGTGCTTGTGTCGCAGCGTGCCCGAACGGTGCTGCACACCTGTTTACCGGTGCCAAGCTGGTTCACCTGTCCCTGATGCCTTTGGGCCAGGACGAGCGCGGCCGCCGCGCACGCAACATGGTCGACGATCTGGAGACCAACTTCGGTCACTGCTCCCTGTACGGTGAGTGCGCCGATGTCTGCCCTGCAGGTATTCCATTGACTGCCGTGTCAGCTGTTACTCGCGAGCGTGCTCGTGCAGCTTTCCGCAGCAAGGATGACTAA
- a CDS encoding DUF445 domain-containing protein, translating to MGKHRAVEPEATGEDTHTQVANAPTATATDASTAPANRDDFSKVPGPSPQVEAQRRRTLRNHKAFVTALLIVAAVIFLGCSWWQSQEGGAPTWVGYVRAASEAGMIGGLADWFAVTALFRHPLGIPIPHTALIREKKDSVGEALSDFVGENFLNAALITDKVSQANIPEKLGGWLSQPTNAEKVAREAGRLTANAIRALDPKDAEMLIQTQLIDKLAQPEWGPPLGKLLEGLIEDGKVEPVVNELIDWGHKKVLTMEDSVVTLIDERMPTWAPRFARSLVGERVYKELVSWVTDVKNDENHEARQAIRRGLRNFAADLQTDPELIERVESLKSDIMGSTPVQGAAEAIWAKVSEAIIDQAETTDSMLREKIVELCLRWGTNIQEDPELRESLDNRIQGAARFLAENYASEVTNIISETIERWDADEASDKIELMVGKDLQYIRLNGTIVGAIAGLVIYTVNHLLFGV from the coding sequence ATGGGGAAACACCGCGCCGTCGAACCGGAAGCTACCGGCGAGGACACCCACACGCAGGTCGCGAATGCGCCAACAGCGACGGCGACGGACGCGTCCACGGCGCCGGCCAACCGTGATGACTTCAGCAAGGTACCGGGTCCATCTCCGCAGGTAGAAGCACAACGGCGACGGACACTGCGCAACCATAAAGCGTTTGTGACCGCGCTGCTGATTGTTGCGGCGGTTATTTTCTTAGGCTGTTCCTGGTGGCAAAGCCAAGAAGGTGGCGCCCCGACGTGGGTAGGTTATGTCCGTGCCGCTTCAGAGGCCGGAATGATTGGTGGCTTGGCAGACTGGTTCGCAGTCACCGCGCTCTTTCGCCACCCCTTAGGCATCCCGATTCCGCACACGGCGTTGATCCGTGAGAAGAAGGATTCGGTTGGCGAGGCGCTTTCGGATTTCGTGGGGGAGAACTTCTTAAACGCCGCGCTGATTACCGATAAAGTCTCGCAGGCCAATATCCCGGAAAAATTGGGAGGCTGGCTTTCTCAGCCAACGAATGCCGAGAAGGTTGCCCGTGAGGCGGGACGTCTTACGGCCAATGCCATTCGCGCGTTGGATCCTAAAGATGCGGAGATGCTCATTCAAACGCAATTGATTGATAAGCTCGCGCAGCCGGAGTGGGGACCACCCCTGGGCAAACTACTTGAGGGTCTTATCGAGGACGGCAAAGTAGAACCAGTCGTTAATGAACTTATTGACTGGGGGCATAAAAAGGTACTGACGATGGAAGACTCCGTCGTCACGCTGATCGATGAACGCATGCCCACCTGGGCACCGCGCTTTGCCCGATCGTTGGTAGGGGAGCGGGTCTATAAAGAGCTCGTCTCGTGGGTAACTGACGTCAAAAACGATGAAAACCACGAAGCACGCCAGGCCATTCGCCGGGGCCTGCGGAATTTCGCAGCCGACTTGCAAACGGATCCTGAACTTATTGAGCGCGTCGAGTCTTTGAAATCAGACATCATGGGCTCCACACCTGTGCAAGGTGCTGCCGAAGCCATCTGGGCGAAAGTTTCCGAAGCCATCATTGACCAGGCGGAAACTACGGACTCTATGCTGCGCGAGAAGATCGTGGAGCTGTGTTTGCGGTGGGGTACCAATATCCAAGAGGATCCAGAACTTCGTGAATCTTTGGACAACCGCATTCAAGGCGCTGCTCGCTTCTTGGCAGAAAACTATGCCTCTGAGGTGACCAATATTATTTCCGAAACCATCGAGCGCTGGGATGCGGATGAAGCCTCCGACAAGATTGAGCTGATGGTGGGTAAAGACCTCCAGTACATCCGCCTCAACGGCACGATTGTCGGTGCAATCGCCGGGCTAGTTATTTATACGGTGAATCATCTCCTTTTCGGCGTGTAA
- a CDS encoding CGLAU_01105 family protein, with translation MAEDKSPYDSYDDAVDPAEDADGAKHRKDEASDAGANETLESLKAAGTSVFGVAKEFTNRFREDRATHSDDSPTPPSPEASEDGKKGSFIDRATGFAKDIGGSVRRAAEETRDTETFTDAKEKAGSAFGVVREEATDAVQNVKSRINERKGAKSDGNKPVNKGDDVADPTADIVDGEVISSEDDAHKDTP, from the coding sequence ATGGCTGAAGATAAATCCCCATACGATTCCTACGATGACGCAGTAGATCCGGCAGAAGACGCCGACGGCGCGAAGCACCGCAAAGATGAGGCGTCGGACGCAGGCGCAAATGAAACTCTCGAGTCCCTGAAGGCTGCGGGTACTTCTGTGTTCGGAGTGGCCAAAGAATTTACTAACCGGTTCCGTGAAGACCGCGCGACGCACAGCGATGACAGTCCAACCCCACCTTCGCCCGAGGCTTCAGAGGACGGTAAGAAGGGCTCGTTTATTGACCGTGCCACGGGCTTCGCAAAGGATATTGGCGGGTCGGTTCGCCGGGCGGCGGAAGAAACCCGCGATACCGAAACATTCACCGATGCCAAGGAAAAGGCTGGAAGCGCGTTTGGCGTGGTCCGGGAGGAAGCCACTGACGCGGTCCAGAACGTGAAGTCTCGTATCAATGAGCGTAAGGGTGCTAAGTCCGATGGCAATAAGCCAGTGAATAAAGGCGACGACGTGGCGGACCCGACAGCGGACATCGTGGATGGTGAAGTTATTTCCTCCGAAGATGACGCGCACAAGGATACTCCTTAG
- a CDS encoding DUF2516 family protein has protein sequence MAFATALFAFVNIFQNNLFRVLAVAAIVGLILALTTREDAFPAGDRHPKMIWVAILGGSAFAMLFPLPILSWVGAVATGIYWFDVRPQLRSIINGEYNY, from the coding sequence ATGGCTTTTGCAACTGCATTATTTGCTTTCGTGAATATTTTCCAGAACAACCTGTTCCGCGTGCTTGCCGTCGCGGCGATTGTTGGTCTAATCCTGGCGTTAACTACGCGTGAGGACGCCTTTCCTGCGGGAGACCGTCACCCAAAGATGATCTGGGTCGCCATCCTCGGTGGCTCAGCGTTTGCCATGTTATTCCCCTTGCCTATTTTGTCGTGGGTCGGTGCGGTGGCGACCGGAATTTATTGGTTCGATGTCCGCCCGCAGCTACGATCCATCATCAACGGCGAGTACAACTATTAG
- a CDS encoding DUF2993 domain-containing protein: MAKTKSAGATAWKIIVGVLVAVLIIVLLAEFGMRWFTAKQMKDQFHAAAEEDGIEVSEEPTISFGSSPLIFGVLKGEVSQLEMHTPSTLQINGNVITGQPEATIDMEGMTLSDDPVARHMVATTLIPEDYLLITFQEAIADQSGVDMLRDVVVTDITANGEQGVLDFQLGGGLATISLQPTAVDGQLHLEATESTLFGISLPEEATQSISEGLSKGMQEQFTGDLAIEDVTIEDGAVSIRVAGDNVNFQEMSQQMSQTSEAVEDPAPAS; encoded by the coding sequence ATGGCAAAGACTAAATCAGCGGGTGCTACCGCATGGAAAATCATCGTCGGCGTCTTGGTGGCCGTGCTCATCATCGTCCTCCTCGCCGAATTTGGCATGCGGTGGTTTACCGCAAAGCAAATGAAAGACCAATTCCATGCTGCGGCTGAAGAAGATGGTATTGAAGTATCTGAAGAACCAACTATCTCCTTCGGCTCTTCCCCGCTGATCTTTGGTGTCTTAAAGGGTGAGGTTTCCCAGCTTGAAATGCACACCCCATCGACCTTGCAGATCAATGGCAATGTGATTACCGGCCAGCCAGAAGCGACCATTGATATGGAAGGGATGACGCTGTCCGATGACCCAGTGGCGCGCCACATGGTCGCCACCACGCTGATTCCAGAAGACTACTTGCTCATTACCTTCCAAGAAGCCATTGCTGATCAGTCCGGTGTAGATATGTTGCGTGATGTCGTCGTCACTGATATCACCGCCAATGGCGAACAGGGCGTGCTGGACTTTCAATTAGGCGGCGGGTTAGCCACCATTTCTTTGCAGCCAACTGCTGTTGACGGCCAGTTACACCTCGAAGCAACTGAGTCCACGCTCTTTGGCATCTCCTTGCCTGAGGAAGCCACACAGTCCATCTCCGAGGGTCTGAGCAAGGGCATGCAAGAACAGTTCACCGGTGACCTTGCGATTGAAGATGTCACCATTGAAGATGGAGCGGTCTCCATCCGCGTCGCGGGCGATAACGTGAATTTCCAAGAGATGAGCCAGCAAATGTCGCAGACCTCCGAGGCTGTGGAAGATCCCGCGCCGGCGAGCTAA
- a CDS encoding methylase, whose protein sequence is MADHAHNLRADAVAGRPFGVITRGTTNHNRLRRCDRWMAYHPQISSLLRTTAQPVALDVGYGASYTTTVEWARWLRTVNPDVRVTGLEINPERVLPPREGVRFELGGFELRGYHPQLVRAFNVLRQYDVDQVPAAWESVCSRLAPGGFFIEGTCDELGRRSTWILLNAQGPQTLTLAWDPFDVDTPSQLAERLPKALIHRNVPGEPIYDLLQAADQAWAHTAGWAPYGPRVRWREARQLMIDQGIPLHPIRRRIRDCVLTVDWDVVAPAV, encoded by the coding sequence ATGGCCGACCATGCACATAATCTGCGCGCTGATGCAGTAGCTGGTCGGCCATTTGGCGTTATTACCCGTGGAACCACCAACCACAATCGGCTGCGGCGCTGTGACCGGTGGATGGCTTATCATCCCCAGATTTCTTCGCTACTGCGCACGACTGCCCAGCCCGTGGCCTTGGACGTGGGCTACGGCGCGTCGTATACCACCACCGTGGAATGGGCGCGCTGGCTGCGCACGGTCAACCCCGATGTGCGTGTTACCGGCTTAGAGATTAACCCCGAGCGCGTCCTGCCGCCACGCGAAGGCGTGAGATTTGAACTCGGCGGATTTGAGCTTCGTGGATATCACCCACAGTTGGTGCGTGCATTTAATGTGCTGCGCCAATATGACGTGGACCAGGTGCCCGCAGCCTGGGAATCAGTGTGTTCGCGACTAGCCCCGGGCGGATTTTTCATCGAGGGCACCTGCGATGAATTAGGCCGCCGCAGCACCTGGATTTTGCTCAACGCCCAAGGCCCACAGACCTTGACGCTTGCTTGGGATCCTTTTGACGTGGATACGCCCTCGCAGCTGGCGGAGCGTTTACCCAAAGCACTCATTCACCGCAACGTGCCGGGCGAGCCGATCTATGACTTACTCCAAGCAGCCGACCAGGCATGGGCACACACCGCTGGTTGGGCTCCCTATGGCCCGCGTGTGCGCTGGCGGGAGGCTCGTCAGCTCATGATTGACCAAGGCATCCCACTGCATCCGATTCGTCGCCGCATTCGCGATTGTGTCCTGACCGTGGACTGGGACGTTGTAGCTCCTGCGGTTTGA
- a CDS encoding DUF2505 domain-containing protein, with protein MSTRSENTVTINHPIEKVHKAYSTKEFWEFIVANLSPEPGEVNEFTGEEATLFEVLPTTLLPEAVRAMVSQSLKVKRVLTIGALDADKFTTAFNADVKGTPVDFKGDINLAGEGEATKLNYTTDVSINIPLMGAAIEPKVGEALEELFGNEAKLAEQWISENL; from the coding sequence ATGTCAACCCGTAGCGAAAACACCGTAACCATCAATCACCCCATTGAAAAGGTTCACAAGGCGTACTCCACCAAGGAATTTTGGGAGTTCATTGTAGCCAACCTCTCCCCTGAACCAGGCGAGGTCAACGAATTTACCGGCGAAGAAGCCACCTTGTTTGAGGTTCTTCCCACCACCCTTTTGCCAGAGGCTGTGCGCGCCATGGTCTCCCAGTCCCTGAAGGTCAAGCGCGTGCTGACCATCGGCGCACTGGATGCAGACAAGTTCACCACCGCTTTCAACGCTGATGTTAAGGGCACCCCTGTTGATTTCAAGGGTGATATCAACCTGGCCGGTGAAGGCGAAGCAACCAAGCTGAACTACACCACCGATGTCTCCATCAATATTCCTTTGATGGGTGCTGCTATTGAGCCAAAGGTGGGCGAAGCACTCGAGGAGCTCTTCGGCAACGAAGCTAAGCTGGCTGAGCAGTGGATTTCTGAGAACCTTTAA
- a CDS encoding UDP-N-acetylmuramate dehydrogenase, whose protein sequence is MNDELMTQHLKEFVGVEIDEESTFAEMTTLRVGGQPRYTVRCHNADAASFVVRVLDSENIPLVIVGDGSNLVVADETMGHAELDYIAVSLEFPHIQVNEESGIVRAGAGANWDKVVAAAVDAGLGGIECLSGIPGRAGAVPVQNVGAYGTEVSDVLTWVRLYDRETQVDDWFEASTLDLRYRYSNIKFTQRAVVLAIEMQLTTDGLSAPLNFRQLTENPGERRAVEEVREMVLQLRRGKGMVLNATDKDTWSAGSFFTNPIVPADQADEVAQRVATKLGDEVAETMPRFDAEGGKKLSAAWLIERAGFKRGYPGIEARARLSTLHTLALTNRGEATSKDIADLARTIRDGVFNEFGITLVPEPVWLGMEI, encoded by the coding sequence GTGAACGATGAATTAATGACCCAGCACCTGAAAGAATTTGTCGGCGTGGAGATAGACGAGGAGTCTACTTTTGCCGAGATGACCACGTTGCGGGTGGGCGGACAACCCCGTTATACCGTGCGCTGTCATAACGCGGATGCGGCGAGCTTTGTCGTCCGCGTCCTCGATTCTGAAAATATCCCCCTGGTCATCGTCGGAGATGGTTCCAACCTGGTGGTCGCGGATGAGACTATGGGCCATGCCGAACTGGATTATATTGCGGTGTCTTTAGAATTCCCGCACATCCAGGTCAATGAAGAAAGCGGCATTGTGCGCGCCGGCGCCGGCGCCAATTGGGACAAGGTTGTCGCAGCGGCTGTCGATGCCGGCCTTGGCGGCATTGAGTGCCTATCAGGGATTCCTGGTCGCGCGGGAGCAGTACCGGTACAAAACGTCGGAGCTTATGGCACCGAGGTCTCTGACGTTTTAACCTGGGTGCGCCTTTATGACCGTGAGACCCAGGTGGATGATTGGTTCGAGGCATCCACGCTGGACCTGCGTTATCGCTACTCCAATATTAAGTTCACCCAGCGCGCGGTCGTGCTCGCCATTGAAATGCAGCTGACCACGGATGGCCTGTCCGCCCCGCTGAATTTCCGTCAGTTGACGGAAAACCCGGGGGAGCGTCGCGCGGTGGAGGAAGTACGTGAAATGGTCCTGCAGCTCCGTCGTGGCAAGGGCATGGTGCTCAACGCCACCGACAAGGACACCTGGTCTGCTGGGTCCTTTTTCACCAACCCCATTGTGCCGGCCGACCAGGCCGACGAAGTCGCACAGCGGGTTGCCACCAAGCTTGGCGATGAAGTCGCCGAGACCATGCCGCGTTTCGACGCCGAGGGTGGCAAGAAGCTATCTGCCGCTTGGCTGATTGAACGCGCCGGCTTCAAGCGCGGCTATCCCGGAATCGAAGCCCGGGCACGCTTATCGACGCTGCACACACTCGCGCTGACCAATCGCGGTGAGGCGACCTCGAAGGACATTGCCGACTTAGCGCGTACCATCCGCGATGGCGTCTTTAACGAGTTTGGCATCACGCTGGTTCCCGAGCCAGTGTGGCTGGGTATGGAAATTTAA